One Elaeis guineensis isolate ETL-2024a chromosome 10, EG11, whole genome shotgun sequence genomic window carries:
- the LOC140852194 gene encoding putative germin-like protein 2-1, with product MGACSKECAAITYPIRVLGSGRDNVKADDFFLSGLDKPGDTANKLGSNVTLVNVEKIAGLNTLGISLARIDFAPYGLNPPHIHPRATEILTVLEGSLYVGFVTSNPDNRLFTRVINKGDVFVFPQGLIHFQFNYVTKNAVAIAALSSQNPGVITVANAVFGSKPPISRDVLAKAFQAEEKTVDWLQAQFWMDNNN from the coding sequence ggcttgctctaaggagtgtgcggccatcacgtatccgatccgggtgttgggttcggggcgtgacaatgtCAAAGCTGATGATTTCTTCCTCTCCGGCCTCGACAAGCCTGGCGATACAGCAAACAAACTTGGGTCAAATGTGACTTTGGTTAATGTGGAGAAAATTGCAGGGCTCAACACCCTTGGCATCTCGTTGGCTCGCATAGACTTCGCTCCTTATGGCCTGAACCCACCTCACATCCACCCTCGGGCGACAGAGATTTTGACCGTGTTAGAAGGCTCGCTCTACGTGGGTTTTGTGACTTCCAACCCGGACAACCGGCTCTTTACCAGAGTCATCAACAAGGGTGATGTGTTTGTGTTCCCCCAAGGTCTAATCCACTTCCAGTTCAACTACGTCACGAAGAATGCGGTTGCTATTGCCGCATTGAGCAGCCAAAACCCTGGTGTGATCACTGTAGCCAATGCTGTGTTTGGGTCGAAGCCACCCATCTCTCGTGATGTACTTGCGAAGGCCTTTCAAGCGGAGGAGAAGACTGTTGACTGGCTGCAGGCTCAGTTTTGGATGGACAACAACAATTGA
- the LOC140852018 gene encoding putative germin-like protein 2-1 has product MACHILFFSLLALASSHVIMASDPSQLQDFCVADLKSPILVNGFVCKPPMHVTADDFFFSGLDMPGNTSNQLGSKVTQVNVNQIAGLNTLGISLARIDYAPYGLNPPHTHPRATEILTVLEGTLYVGFVTSNINNGNLLFTKMLEKGDVFVFPEGLIHFQFNHGSTPAVAIAALSSQNPGVITIANTVFGSNPPISDAVLAKAIQVGQDTIKYLQAQFWMDNN; this is encoded by the exons ATGGCTTGCCatattctcttcttttctctccttgccTTGGCCTCCTCTCATGTGATCATGGCCTCCGATCCCAGCCAACTTCAAGACTTCTGCGTTGCCGACCTCAAGTCACCTA TCCTTGTGAATGGTTTTGTGTGCAAGCCACCAATGCACGTGACAGCGGACGACTTCTTCTTCTCCGGCCTTGACATGCCTGGCAACACGTCGAACCAGCTCGGGTCTAAGGTGACACAGGTGAATGTGAACCAAATTGCAGGCCTCAACACCCTCGGCATCTCCTTGGCTCGAATAGACTATGCACCTTATGGTCTCAACCCACCGCACACCCACCCACGGGCCACCGAGATCCTGACCGTGTTGGAAGGCACGCTCTATGTTGGCTTTGTCACATCCAACATCAACAACGGCAACCTTCTCTTCACTAAGATGCTCGAGAAGGGTGATGTCTTTGTGTTTCCTGAAGGTTTAATCCATTTCCAATTCAACCATGGTTCGACACCTGCCGTGGCCATTGCAGCCCTAAGCAGCCAGAACCCCGGTGTGATCACTATAGCCAATACAGTCTTTGGATCAAACCCGCCCATCTCTGATGCAGTTTTGGCCAAGGCCATCCAAGTGGGCCAGGACACCATCAAGTATCTCCAGGCTCAATTCTGGATGGATAACAACTAA